In Gemmatimonadaceae bacterium, the genomic stretch GACCTTCTCGCAGATGGTGCACGCGCGCACATCCTACAAGCCGCACGAGATCGTGTTCGGCGAGCGCTTCGTCAACATCTACAAGCCGGTGCGCGCCGACGGCACAGTCGCCATTGACGTGCGCAAGCTGGGCCACACGGAACCGGCCCCCGAGGAATGGTCCGCGACACGCACCTGGCACGACACGGGACACTTCAGGGGGTATGCGCCCCCGCGCCCGGGACCGCCGAAGAGCTAGACCGCGTCGGGTGGATGCACCACTGCCTGTGTGTCAGTCATCGCCTGTAAAGTACATAAAGCGAAACGCCGATCAGGAGGACTCCGAAAACCTGGCGCAGGCGGCGTTGCGGAACCCTCTTGCTGAGAAGCGTCCCCGTCATGCTTCCGACTGCCGCGACCGCCGTGAACCACGCCACGAGAGACCAGTCCACGGGCACTGTGCCCGCGTAGCCGAGGAATCCGCTCAGGGCGTTCATCGCGATCACGAGCAGTGACGTCCCGATGGCGAGGCGCATCGGAAGTTTCGCGACGAGCACCAGCGCCGGGACGATGAGAAATCCGCCGCCGACGCCGATCAGTCCGGTGAGGAGTCCGACACCGATTCCCTGGAGCGCGAGCAGGACGTAAGTGCGCCGGTCGCCGCTGAACTCATAGTCCACAATTTCCGGCGTGGCGGATTTTCGAAAAGTCCCGCGAAGCATCATCACAGATCCGGCGAGGCCGACAACCGCGAACAATACGAGCTGCGCCTCCCCGGGGACGTGCTTCGCCAGCCGCGCGCCGGCATATGCGGCAATCACAGCGAACGGCCCGAACACCATCGCGACTTTCGACACGACAGTCCGCTGCCTCACATGCGACAGGAACCCAATGAAAGCGACCAGCCCCACTACGCAGAGGCTGGTCGCAATCGCCGGTTTGACCGGCACATGAAGCCCGTATATCAGGATCGGCACCGTGAGCACCGACCCACCCCCGCCGAGCAGGCCGAGGACGAACCCGACGAGGAGCGCGAGCCCCGCGCCGAGCGCGGTCATTGGCTACGATCCCGTCTTAAATGCGAAGCTGAAGTTTCCGGTGAGCCCATTGCCTGCTGTATCCTTGGCCGCAGTTGTCACCGTTGCCGTGTAGCTAGTAGTCGCA encodes the following:
- a CDS encoding sulfite exporter TauE/SafE family protein; protein product: MTALGAGLALLVGFVLGLLGGGGSVLTVPILIYGLHVPVKPAIATSLCVVGLVAFIGFLSHVRQRTVVSKVAMVFGPFAVIAAYAGARLAKHVPGEAQLVLFAVVGLAGSVMMLRGTFRKSATPEIVDYEFSGDRRTYVLLALQGIGVGLLTGLIGVGGGFLIVPALVLVAKLPMRLAIGTSLLVIAMNALSGFLGYAGTVPVDWSLVAWFTAVAAVGSMTGTLLSKRVPQRRLRQVFGVLLIGVSLYVLYRR